One window of Paenibacillus sp. FSL K6-3182 genomic DNA carries:
- a CDS encoding trypsin-like peptidase domain-containing protein, which produces MKSSLLRVCSFIVLGAIVAAGTVWGAGAGNTATHTLNAAKINGEVYVKASSLTSALGGTGTFDSKTNTYAYTPVDIPSVVKKVSPSVVAIIGKPKDIGSADPRYALAHGTGVIIRTDGWIVTNAHVVEDMTNLVVVTADGKKYDAERTHHDEASDLALVKIKASKLPIAKLAPSPLKVQVGETVVAIGTPVSFSLRNTATSGILSGMNRSVSSAYNLLQTDASINPGNSGGPLVNMKGEVIGINSLKFVEVGVDNLGFSIPADTVQYVTSHFFKYGHVKRASLGLGLEESWSALIGIPTSDPLTVKSVTSAAAKKAGIQPGDLLYKVAGKQVSAKVELNELLKSYLPGQQVEVMLQIDGDLVTRKLTLVEG; this is translated from the coding sequence ATGAAAAGCAGCTTGCTACGTGTCTGCAGCTTCATTGTATTAGGAGCGATTGTTGCAGCAGGAACGGTATGGGGTGCTGGTGCAGGCAACACAGCTACACATACGCTGAATGCTGCGAAAATTAATGGCGAGGTTTATGTCAAAGCAAGCTCATTAACAAGCGCGCTAGGCGGAACAGGTACGTTTGATTCCAAGACAAACACGTATGCGTATACGCCAGTCGATATCCCATCGGTTGTAAAGAAGGTATCGCCTTCCGTCGTCGCGATTATCGGTAAGCCGAAGGATATCGGCTCAGCCGATCCAAGGTATGCATTGGCGCATGGAACCGGCGTTATTATTCGTACAGATGGCTGGATCGTGACGAATGCGCATGTTGTTGAGGATATGACCAATCTGGTTGTCGTTACAGCAGACGGCAAGAAATACGATGCAGAACGCACGCATCACGATGAGGCGAGTGATCTTGCATTAGTTAAGATTAAGGCATCGAAGCTCCCAATCGCGAAGCTTGCCCCGTCACCGCTTAAGGTTCAAGTAGGCGAGACGGTAGTAGCCATCGGCACACCCGTATCGTTCTCCCTTCGCAATACAGCAACAAGCGGTATCCTGAGCGGCATGAATCGGAGTGTTTCTTCGGCATACAACCTGCTCCAAACGGATGCATCGATAAATCCAGGCAACAGCGGTGGGCCGCTTGTTAACATGAAAGGCGAGGTCATCGGCATTAATTCTTTAAAATTTGTAGAGGTAGGAGTCGATAATCTCGGATTCTCTATTCCTGCGGATACCGTGCAGTACGTAACGAGTCATTTTTTCAAATACGGACATGTGAAACGCGCCTCGCTTGGCCTTGGACTTGAGGAAAGCTGGTCTGCGCTCATCGGAATCCCGACCTCCGACCCGTTAACAGTCAAATCGGTGACATCGGCAGCCGCAAAAAAAGCAGGTATCCAACCTGGCGATTTGCTTTATAAAGTTGCAGGCAAGCAAGTATCCGCAAAGGTGGAGCTTAATGAGCTGCTAAAAAGTTATTTGCCGGGTCAACAAGTGGAGGTAATGCTGCAGATCGACGGTGACCTTGTTACCCGCAAGCTGACATTAGTAGAAGGTTAG
- a CDS encoding sugar phosphate isomerase/epimerase, whose product MKLGVFSVLFAQKPFEEALDYIASKGLDAIEIGTGGYPGNAHCDLDGLLADEGKLKAFKHAVESRGLMISALSCHGNPLHPQKAISSEHDEVIRKTIELANRLEVSVVNTFSGCPGDHEDAKYPNWPVAPWPNDFQEILNWQWEAKVIPYWSEIGKLATASGVKMGLELHGGFSVHSPATMLRLREAAGNAIGANLDPSHMWWQGIDPVQAVHILGRAGAIHHFHAKDTTIDPINVNHHGVTDMQSYALMLDRAWQFRTVGYGHDLKTWADILSALRLVGYDYVVSIEHEDGLMSVDEGFTKAVQNLQQILIREPLGEMWWV is encoded by the coding sequence ATGAAATTAGGAGTATTTAGCGTACTTTTTGCACAAAAGCCGTTCGAGGAAGCACTTGACTACATCGCATCCAAAGGACTTGATGCCATTGAAATCGGAACTGGCGGATACCCTGGAAACGCACACTGCGACCTTGATGGTTTGCTTGCGGATGAAGGAAAACTGAAAGCGTTTAAACATGCGGTAGAATCACGTGGTTTGATGATCAGCGCACTTAGCTGCCACGGCAACCCATTGCACCCTCAGAAAGCCATTTCGTCAGAGCATGATGAAGTTATTCGTAAAACGATTGAACTTGCTAACCGTCTTGAAGTTTCCGTTGTAAATACTTTCTCTGGCTGCCCTGGCGATCACGAGGATGCAAAATATCCGAACTGGCCGGTTGCTCCTTGGCCAAACGATTTCCAAGAAATTTTGAACTGGCAATGGGAAGCAAAAGTTATTCCATATTGGTCTGAGATCGGCAAGCTTGCTACAGCTAGCGGTGTGAAGATGGGCCTTGAGCTGCATGGCGGCTTCTCCGTTCACAGCCCGGCTACTATGCTTCGCCTTCGCGAAGCGGCTGGCAATGCAATCGGCGCCAACCTAGATCCAAGCCACATGTGGTGGCAAGGAATTGACCCTGTTCAAGCGGTACATATCCTTGGACGCGCTGGAGCTATCCATCACTTCCATGCTAAGGATACGACAATCGATCCGATTAACGTAAATCACCACGGCGTAACGGACATGCAATCGTATGCCCTTATGCTTGACCGTGCTTGGCAGTTCCGTACAGTTGGTTATGGCCATGACCTCAAAACATGGGCAGACATCCTTAGCGCGCTTCGTCTAGTCGGCTACGACTATGTTGTGAGCATCGAGCATGAAGACGGCTTAATGTCCGTTGATGAAGGCTTCACAAAAGCAGTTCAAAATCTTCAACAAATTCTTATCCGCGAGCCGCTTGGCGAGATGTGGTGGGTTTAA
- a CDS encoding S-layer homology domain-containing protein, which produces MKHYMQQKLVSMVLLVALLTTIAIPAVSAQETGVPLEDSQPLAIAEQSVTGSTYYVSNEGNDDNDGKSEDKAWASLEKVNSVGWKPGDRILFKAGDVWNGSLKLRGISGTKEAPIIFDKYGSDDPSVRPIINGNGTTTTEKSAIIQNYTGVKDKTLSATIDVVDGSYLQFHNFELTNKNPDVVSQRAGINIRTASTNVTEWEANPHQGIVVKNNYIHDVDGNPTGWKVGSGGILILGNIEDVLVEGNTVERVDIEGIRNAGLYREGDTKANFPRVLRNVVFNNNYVADVQGDGFVMSNVGSNGRMEYNTVVRHSAKNVGNVNYAGLWVIGVKDMVIQYNEVYGGIYGYNDGQAFDVDMFCEGTLYQYNYSHSNRGGFILFMSGSTNSLVRYNISVNDGDGRYIFHYLPTTLGDAPLIHNNTFFTDAQVQTKLISDPGKYLRMYNNIFYSNANTSIGQDRFAGGEVKNNIFYPGSEYKDLKLTGLSLDQNLFASPQFARAGEEPKDIINASQSTFDVEKLNGYKLLPGSPAIDAGQDMSALTPSVWAPATKDFFNNAITSAAKVDIGAHEYSNDAPSEQAPEVMPQTIVIDKPVLELHAKHRGEKMTATVGPDNAWFKGIKWSSSNPAVAAINAQGFVSPLLEGETIITAKSTINPNVKAEARVIVHAPSKVVSYLVASDGTELSEEKTTLQLRIDGVTEDQNAIEYADYHQVEYATNNENVVVDSLTGKLEVSGDLTGVTEVEVSAKVQEYKDLVYSESFENGWNDFLPETGTSITTGSISDKVAYHGDQSALFVVGNGSNAIQKVFGGKQQGVVSMMLYDDGSESSKTRVVAHVGNARSSLLAGMGLLYDGGTYGSLEYYSVRASGSSTAWEATPVKRSVGWHELKWDYTSGTDLKMYIDGQLVKTTTAIASFDRIVLGYLWDTANGRTFAFDNIKYSSTGELVSLPTKALTLHVKQPEPEAPAWENAVVTASNVTQTGATLNWTPAVDAPSITEYAIYKDGVKLASVAGSVYSYQASGLSADTSYTFKIEAGNAGGKWSEDGPSVIVKTNVDTSSPGGTPGGGTTNPDPVNPGGKDPEKPTTDIVLTDIEGHWASDAIQQAIKLKFINGYTDNSFRPNASVTRGEFAAMLARALHLEEKGDADFADIDMIPAWARPYIASVVNAGIASGFEDNTYRPAQAITRTEVAAMIVRAKKLPLENNAELSFKDADQIPNWAKPYVAAAFKAGLLQGRDGGIFAPADQATRAEAVTLILALLNSK; this is translated from the coding sequence TTGAAGCATTATATGCAGCAAAAGCTTGTATCCATGGTTCTATTAGTCGCACTCTTAACGACAATAGCGATTCCCGCTGTTTCAGCACAGGAAACGGGCGTACCGCTGGAGGACTCGCAGCCGCTTGCTATAGCAGAGCAGTCGGTAACAGGCTCGACATATTATGTCAGCAATGAGGGCAATGACGATAATGATGGCAAATCGGAAGATAAAGCTTGGGCATCGCTAGAGAAGGTTAATAGCGTAGGCTGGAAGCCTGGCGATCGCATTTTATTCAAGGCTGGCGATGTATGGAATGGCTCATTGAAGCTAAGAGGAATATCAGGCACCAAAGAAGCACCGATCATCTTCGATAAATATGGCAGTGATGATCCTTCTGTAAGACCAATCATTAACGGCAATGGAACAACAACGACTGAGAAATCAGCTATTATTCAAAATTATACTGGCGTGAAGGATAAAACATTATCCGCTACGATCGACGTTGTGGACGGCAGCTACCTGCAGTTTCACAACTTTGAATTAACGAATAAAAACCCTGACGTTGTCTCGCAGCGGGCAGGCATTAACATTAGAACAGCTTCAACCAATGTAACGGAATGGGAAGCTAACCCGCACCAAGGAATCGTAGTTAAGAACAACTATATCCACGATGTCGATGGCAACCCTACGGGCTGGAAGGTAGGCAGCGGCGGCATTCTGATTCTTGGCAATATTGAGGACGTGCTCGTTGAAGGAAATACGGTGGAGCGGGTCGATATCGAAGGCATTCGAAATGCGGGTCTTTACCGAGAAGGCGATACGAAAGCCAATTTCCCGAGAGTTCTGCGAAATGTAGTGTTCAATAATAACTATGTTGCCGATGTGCAGGGTGACGGCTTCGTTATGAGCAACGTGGGCAGCAACGGCAGAATGGAATACAATACGGTCGTCAGGCATTCGGCGAAAAATGTAGGCAACGTCAATTATGCCGGCCTATGGGTCATTGGCGTTAAGGATATGGTCATTCAATACAATGAAGTGTATGGCGGTATTTATGGCTACAATGATGGGCAGGCCTTTGACGTAGATATGTTTTGCGAAGGAACTCTCTATCAATATAACTACAGCCACAGCAACCGTGGTGGATTCATATTATTTATGAGCGGCTCAACAAACTCTCTAGTTCGCTATAATATTAGTGTAAATGATGGAGATGGTCGATATATATTCCATTATCTTCCTACTACACTTGGAGATGCTCCATTAATTCATAACAATACTTTCTTTACGGATGCGCAGGTGCAGACGAAGCTGATCAGCGATCCTGGAAAATACTTAAGAATGTATAATAATATCTTTTACTCCAATGCTAATACATCGATTGGACAAGACCGCTTTGCTGGCGGCGAAGTGAAAAATAATATTTTTTATCCGGGCAGCGAGTACAAGGATTTGAAGCTGACTGGATTATCATTGGATCAAAACTTGTTTGCAAGTCCGCAATTCGCAAGAGCGGGTGAAGAGCCAAAAGATATCATTAATGCTAGCCAAAGCACATTTGATGTAGAGAAATTGAACGGATACAAATTGCTGCCAGGCTCACCGGCAATCGATGCAGGGCAGGATATGTCAGCTTTGACGCCATCGGTATGGGCTCCTGCAACAAAAGACTTCTTTAATAATGCGATCACATCTGCTGCTAAAGTGGATATTGGAGCGCATGAATATTCGAATGATGCGCCAAGCGAGCAGGCACCAGAGGTAATGCCGCAAACGATTGTCATTGACAAGCCTGTGCTGGAGCTTCATGCAAAGCATAGAGGCGAGAAGATGACGGCTACGGTTGGTCCAGACAACGCATGGTTTAAAGGAATCAAATGGTCGAGCAGCAATCCTGCAGTGGCCGCCATTAATGCGCAAGGTTTTGTATCCCCGCTGCTTGAGGGCGAAACGATCATTACAGCTAAAAGCACTATTAATCCGAATGTGAAAGCTGAAGCTCGAGTCATTGTTCATGCGCCTTCAAAGGTTGTATCCTACCTTGTTGCTTCAGACGGAACGGAGTTATCGGAGGAGAAGACTACGCTGCAGCTAAGAATTGACGGCGTGACAGAGGATCAAAATGCGATTGAATATGCGGATTATCATCAAGTAGAATATGCAACGAATAATGAGAATGTCGTTGTAGACTCGTTGACAGGCAAGCTTGAGGTGAGCGGCGATCTAACAGGTGTCACTGAGGTTGAGGTTTCTGCTAAGGTGCAGGAATACAAGGACTTGGTCTACTCGGAAAGCTTCGAGAACGGCTGGAATGACTTCCTGCCAGAGACCGGTACGAGTATTACGACGGGCAGCATTTCGGATAAGGTCGCTTATCATGGCGATCAAAGTGCGCTATTTGTTGTTGGAAATGGCAGTAACGCCATTCAAAAGGTGTTTGGCGGCAAGCAGCAGGGCGTCGTATCGATGATGCTTTATGATGACGGCTCCGAAAGCTCGAAGACGCGGGTTGTCGCACATGTCGGAAATGCAAGAAGCAGCCTGCTTGCAGGCATGGGCTTATTGTATGACGGCGGCACCTATGGGTCGCTGGAGTATTATTCAGTAAGGGCAAGCGGATCTTCAACCGCATGGGAAGCCACTCCGGTGAAACGAAGCGTCGGATGGCATGAACTGAAGTGGGATTACACATCAGGTACAGATTTAAAGATGTATATCGATGGGCAATTGGTGAAAACAACGACAGCGATTGCAAGCTTCGACAGAATCGTACTCGGTTACTTATGGGATACTGCAAATGGACGTACATTTGCTTTCGACAATATTAAATATTCTTCGACTGGCGAATTAGTTTCATTGCCGACAAAAGCACTGACTCTTCACGTAAAACAACCAGAGCCAGAGGCGCCAGCATGGGAAAACGCAGTAGTGACCGCTTCGAATGTGACGCAGACGGGAGCAACCTTAAACTGGACACCGGCTGTCGATGCGCCAAGCATCACAGAATATGCCATTTACAAGGATGGCGTCAAACTGGCGAGCGTTGCAGGCAGTGTGTATAGCTACCAAGCCAGCGGACTATCTGCGGATACGTCTTACACGTTTAAGATTGAAGCGGGCAACGCAGGCGGCAAGTGGAGTGAGGATGGTCCAAGTGTTATCGTGAAAACGAACGTGGATACATCATCACCCGGTGGAACACCTGGAGGCGGAACAACCAATCCTGATCCGGTGAATCCAGGTGGAAAAGATCCTGAGAAACCGACAACGGACATTGTACTAACGGACATTGAAGGACACTGGGCATCAGACGCCATTCAGCAAGCGATTAAGCTTAAATTTATTAATGGCTATACGGACAATTCCTTCCGTCCAAATGCAAGTGTAACGCGCGGAGAGTTTGCTGCAATGCTGGCAAGAGCTCTGCATCTAGAAGAAAAAGGCGACGCTGATTTTGCAGATATCGACATGATTCCTGCATGGGCAAGACCTTATATTGCAAGTGTCGTGAACGCAGGTATAGCAAGCGGGTTCGAAGACAATACGTATCGTCCGGCTCAAGCGATTACGCGCACAGAGGTGGCAGCTATGATCGTCCGTGCGAAGAAGCTGCCTCTAGAGAACAATGCCGAGCTATCATTTAAAGATGCTGATCAAATCCCAAATTGGGCAAAACCTTATGTGGCAGCAGCATTCAAAGCGGGACTTCTTCAAGGTAGGGATGGCGGCATATTCGCTCCTGCGGATCAGGCAACAAGGGCAGAAGCGGTAACTTTAATTTTAGCATTGCTGAATAGCAAGTAG
- a CDS encoding glycoside hydrolase family 88 protein, whose protein sequence is MWQTAIDDAIVKVKQNIGKHPGKLPHISEGQRYEWGENDDWIEGFYIGMMWLAYESSEDVFYKEAAESFLPNFKDRLDRHVALDHHDIGFLYSLSAVAEWRVTGSEEARMVALEAAERLYSRWRPRIGIIQAWGKEDDPENGGRMIIDCLMNLPLLFWAYEQTGEQKYYDIAYKHACASQKFLVRGDRSSYHTFYFDPKTGHALRGGTHQGYEDGSTWTRGQAWGIYGFALAYRYTKDAAFLETSKRLAHYFIEHLPEDHVAYWDFDVPMEWDTPRDSSASAIAVCGMLELMELLAEEDADLAIFEKAIHSSMNSLVQHYATTDLPNAEGLLKHGSYHVRGDRAPDDYMIWGDYYYLEALIRMNKGIKGYW, encoded by the coding sequence ATGTGGCAAACAGCAATTGACGATGCGATAGTTAAAGTGAAGCAAAATATAGGTAAACATCCAGGCAAGCTGCCGCATATTTCGGAGGGGCAGCGTTATGAGTGGGGAGAGAATGATGACTGGATCGAAGGCTTTTATATTGGCATGATGTGGCTTGCCTATGAATCTAGTGAAGATGTTTTCTATAAGGAAGCAGCGGAGTCCTTTTTGCCGAACTTTAAAGACCGGCTTGATCGCCATGTGGCGCTCGATCATCATGATATTGGTTTCCTATATTCGTTGTCAGCCGTTGCAGAGTGGCGAGTGACAGGAAGTGAAGAGGCCCGGATGGTGGCGCTTGAAGCTGCTGAAAGGCTCTATTCACGCTGGCGGCCGAGGATAGGGATCATTCAAGCCTGGGGCAAAGAGGATGACCCGGAAAACGGGGGACGAATGATCATTGATTGTTTAATGAATCTTCCACTGTTGTTCTGGGCTTATGAACAGACCGGCGAACAAAAATATTATGATATTGCCTACAAACATGCTTGTGCCAGTCAAAAATTTTTGGTTCGTGGCGACCGATCATCGTATCATACGTTTTATTTCGATCCTAAGACAGGTCATGCGCTTCGAGGCGGGACTCATCAAGGTTATGAGGATGGCTCGACTTGGACAAGAGGGCAAGCTTGGGGCATTTATGGATTTGCACTCGCATATCGCTATACAAAGGATGCCGCTTTTTTGGAGACGTCCAAACGGCTGGCTCATTACTTCATCGAGCATTTGCCCGAGGATCATGTTGCTTATTGGGATTTTGATGTACCGATGGAATGGGATACGCCTCGTGACAGCTCAGCATCAGCTATTGCCGTTTGCGGCATGTTGGAGCTGATGGAGCTGCTTGCTGAAGAGGATGCTGACCTTGCTATATTCGAGAAGGCCATTCATAGCAGCATGAATTCATTAGTCCAGCATTATGCAACAACAGATCTTCCGAATGCGGAGGGGCTGCTGAAGCATGGCTCTTATCATGTGCGGGGTGATCGTGCGCCGGATGATTATATGATTTGGGGCGATTATTATTATTTAGAAGCGTTAATCCGCATGAATAAAGGCATTAAAGGGTATTGGTAG
- a CDS encoding DUF2264 domain-containing protein, translating into MAATRVLDQVRLQSKADLQQAVSEAFEPLKERFTPGCAGLDLGATGAIHSEAIALMEAFARPLWGLVPHACGGGESELWPMYVQGIIHGTDPDHEEYWGRFETKDQRMVEQSILGLGLALAPHKIWEPLTDKQKDNVYRWLNQINLVDRSNPNNWLMFTVLVNVGFQKVGLPHDQDIMDNYLDTIDSYYLSDGWYSDGKTDQRDYYIPFAMHYYGLLYAKLMEKEDAERAARYRERASLFAQDFIHWFAEDGSSIPFGRSLTYRFAQVSFWSALVFADVLPYSMGVMKGIIMRHLRWWFSQPIFTPDGLLSIGYAYPNLLMGEGYNAPGSPYWSYKAFLILALPDEHPFWQAEEEALPELKPLVAQPHARMTISRPEGHKHVIAYGSGQMANFDMSHSAAKYSKFAYSTLFGFSVPKGYYGLTQGAYDSTLALSECDEHYRVRRFCEEFRIQEKSVYSRWLPWPNVEVQTWIIPAGLWHVRVHRIKAGRELDVAEGGFAVQTLAGDAKDQAVVLTVTGGVLAKMSDGMSGMINISGFEQAMMVYPEANTNVLKPRTMIPTLTARLTQGEHILISAVFGATNSKENELEWLNPPTVERDSSGKVIIGNILHNDILLR; encoded by the coding sequence ATGGCAGCAACGAGAGTTTTAGATCAGGTGAGATTACAATCGAAAGCAGATTTGCAGCAAGCGGTTAGCGAGGCCTTTGAACCGTTGAAGGAGCGCTTCACTCCCGGATGCGCTGGTTTGGATCTCGGTGCGACAGGAGCGATTCATAGTGAGGCTATTGCCTTGATGGAAGCTTTTGCGCGTCCATTATGGGGACTCGTTCCGCATGCCTGCGGCGGGGGAGAATCGGAGCTGTGGCCGATGTATGTACAGGGCATCATTCACGGAACCGATCCGGATCATGAGGAGTATTGGGGTCGTTTCGAAACGAAAGACCAGAGAATGGTAGAGCAATCTATTCTTGGCTTGGGACTCGCGCTTGCTCCCCATAAAATATGGGAACCGCTAACAGACAAGCAAAAAGACAATGTATACCGCTGGCTTAATCAAATAAATCTCGTTGATCGTTCCAATCCGAATAACTGGCTGATGTTTACGGTACTAGTGAATGTGGGCTTCCAAAAAGTAGGTTTGCCGCACGATCAAGACATAATGGACAACTACCTGGATACTATTGATTCCTATTACTTAAGCGACGGCTGGTATTCGGATGGGAAGACGGATCAGCGGGACTATTATATTCCGTTCGCCATGCATTATTATGGACTCCTCTATGCCAAGCTGATGGAGAAAGAGGATGCGGAGCGGGCTGCGCGTTACCGTGAGCGTGCAAGTCTATTCGCTCAGGATTTCATACATTGGTTCGCGGAGGATGGAAGCAGCATCCCATTCGGGCGCAGCCTCACGTATCGTTTTGCACAAGTTTCTTTCTGGAGTGCGTTAGTTTTTGCGGATGTGCTGCCTTACTCCATGGGAGTGATGAAAGGCATTATTATGCGCCATTTGCGTTGGTGGTTCTCACAGCCGATCTTTACACCTGATGGCTTGCTAAGTATCGGATATGCTTATCCGAATTTACTGATGGGCGAAGGCTATAATGCGCCAGGATCTCCTTATTGGTCGTATAAAGCATTTCTTATTTTAGCTTTGCCGGATGAGCATCCCTTCTGGCAGGCAGAGGAAGAGGCATTGCCTGAGCTTAAGCCGCTTGTCGCTCAGCCGCATGCACGTATGACCATTAGCCGTCCGGAAGGCCATAAGCATGTCATTGCCTATGGCTCAGGTCAAATGGCTAACTTCGATATGTCGCATAGCGCGGCAAAATATTCGAAATTCGCCTACTCGACTTTATTCGGCTTCAGCGTGCCAAAAGGTTACTACGGGCTTACGCAGGGGGCATATGATTCGACGCTTGCGCTAAGTGAATGCGATGAGCATTACCGTGTCCGGCGATTTTGTGAGGAATTCCGAATTCAGGAGAAATCGGTCTACTCCCGCTGGCTGCCATGGCCAAATGTGGAGGTACAGACATGGATTATCCCGGCGGGCTTGTGGCATGTTCGTGTACATCGAATCAAGGCGGGGCGCGAGCTTGATGTCGCCGAGGGCGGATTTGCGGTTCAGACGTTAGCAGGTGACGCAAAGGATCAAGCAGTTGTCCTAACGGTAACCGGAGGTGTGCTTGCAAAAATGTCAGACGGAATGAGTGGAATGATTAACATTTCCGGCTTCGAGCAAGCGATGATGGTTTATCCAGAGGCGAATACGAATGTGCTTAAGCCTCGAACGATGATACCGACGCTAACCGCTCGTTTGACACAAGGTGAGCATATACTCATATCCGCTGTCTTTGGTGCGACGAACAGCAAAGAGAACGAGCTGGAGTGGTTAAACCCTCCTACTGTTGAGCGGGACAGCTCGGGGAAAGTAATCATCGGAAATATACTTCATAATGACATTCTTCTGAGGTGA
- a CDS encoding helix-turn-helix domain-containing protein, with product MLTAILVDDDYPVVRYLSQTVLWHELDINLIGCYSNGLEAWEAACQSPPDIILTDIGMPKMSGLEMLEKFCEINPKGRAVVLSCHNEFKYAQQALKLNVKDYILKESLDVEQLQAILKNIVTDLQLENKKATDMVLYKQKNQSAFKEKFLKDTLFQSYWTKEAWLEQARTNGISLDAKSYIPLVVIIDRMSTVASNRKLNDYTIAFSVENVLHDLLDASRWVTFRYSNKQLVILYGSNDPAKEQQEIYYAMQEAIAVIYKYLKISVSCIQGRETRGPKEMQGVLLPMLKEPEHCFYLKESAVHNFGVVSFSKDDMYTEYSQLFASINQSIALNEPDELRKTIVEWTHEVRSRRFHPSNVKELVLQLLMDLQMKTKVTLQYHPFLSEEKLYDAVNAIETLDHLEEWMIQHLNELSRRLSIYAISSKRTEVIKAQQFVVSHVTEKMTLEDMANHLNLNSSYFSRLFKKETNQNFIEYVNMVKLQKAKELLQQSSKSVEEISDYLGYANKSYFIKLFKREMGMRPSEYSVWSKGHFE from the coding sequence ATGTTGACGGCAATTCTAGTGGATGATGATTATCCGGTAGTACGTTATCTCTCTCAAACTGTTTTGTGGCATGAACTTGATATCAATTTGATCGGCTGTTATTCAAACGGTCTTGAGGCTTGGGAGGCAGCATGCCAGAGTCCGCCCGATATTATACTAACCGATATTGGCATGCCAAAAATGAGCGGGCTTGAGATGCTTGAGAAGTTTTGTGAAATTAATCCAAAAGGCAGAGCCGTTGTTCTGTCCTGCCACAATGAATTTAAATATGCACAGCAAGCGCTGAAATTGAATGTGAAAGATTATATTTTGAAAGAAAGCTTGGATGTCGAGCAACTACAAGCCATATTGAAAAATATCGTGACCGATTTGCAATTAGAGAACAAAAAAGCGACGGATATGGTGTTGTACAAGCAAAAGAATCAATCCGCGTTTAAAGAAAAGTTTTTGAAAGACACCTTGTTTCAATCCTATTGGACAAAGGAAGCATGGTTGGAGCAAGCTCGGACGAACGGTATTTCACTCGATGCCAAAAGCTATATTCCACTAGTCGTTATTATTGATCGCATGTCGACCGTTGCAAGCAACAGGAAGTTGAATGATTATACGATTGCGTTCTCCGTTGAAAACGTCTTGCACGACTTATTGGATGCTTCACGTTGGGTGACCTTTCGTTATAGCAATAAGCAGTTAGTTATTTTGTACGGCAGCAATGATCCAGCCAAAGAGCAGCAAGAGATTTATTATGCGATGCAGGAAGCTATTGCCGTGATCTACAAGTATTTAAAAATATCCGTCTCCTGTATACAAGGAAGAGAAACGAGAGGGCCGAAAGAAATGCAAGGGGTCCTGCTTCCGATGCTGAAAGAGCCGGAGCATTGCTTTTATCTCAAAGAATCGGCAGTACACAATTTCGGAGTGGTGTCATTCTCCAAAGATGATATGTATACGGAGTATTCTCAATTGTTTGCGAGCATCAATCAAAGCATCGCTTTAAATGAACCAGACGAGCTGCGGAAAACGATTGTGGAGTGGACGCATGAGGTTCGATCAAGAAGGTTTCATCCGAGCAACGTAAAGGAATTAGTGCTGCAGCTGCTTATGGACCTGCAAATGAAAACAAAAGTTACACTGCAGTATCACCCATTCTTATCGGAAGAGAAGCTGTATGACGCGGTGAATGCGATTGAGACATTAGATCATTTGGAAGAATGGATGATCCAGCATTTGAATGAGCTATCCAGAAGGTTAAGTATATATGCGATCAGCTCTAAACGTACGGAAGTAATCAAGGCACAGCAATTTGTCGTGTCGCATGTAACGGAGAAAATGACGCTGGAGGATATGGCTAACCATTTGAACTTGAATTCCAGTTATTTTAGCCGCTTGTTTAAAAAAGAGACAAATCAAAATTTCATCGAGTACGTCAATATGGTCAAGCTTCAGAAAGCGAAGGAGCTTCTCCAGCAATCCAGCAAAAGTGTTGAAGAGATTTCCGATTATTTGGGTTATGCCAACAAAAGCTATTTCATTAAGTTGTTCAAACGTGAGATGGGCATGAGACCTAGCGAATATTCGGTTTGGAGCAAAGGTCATTTTGAGTGA